One Helicobacter cetorum MIT 00-7128 DNA window includes the following coding sequences:
- a CDS encoding ArdC-like ssDNA-binding domain-containing protein → MKPYNPSLLEQQKEAFIDNLVIEIASAIKGKYAPFNQNQKAKPHAHNALNGVAFNGLNDLILDIKQAQGNYQSSAWISLADAKKLGADERELDFIFNNKSIPRAKIPVVKTKEEIPVFALDNQGNRIPYLDYQGNQRVDSNGNPMFQFELEPILDKKGNLAINPQTNEPYYKIKTQTIDIEPVLEFKYLYNVEVFQSLDRNKIKPLNPNYDKRAMLFDKENNIKSPIFQDLQNKLYEGISQKIKDYIVAKNNGKNYVVPTKEQNQQANYANQNHYQQQGRNQGNYTQANYQNQRNAQSYQPNVAQQQGYNPNYQASQQQLYRQNTPQKQGYNYQNQQSNYQQKGAKQGNYTQANYQNQRNAQPSRSYAYSKNQNNNQRDFGH, encoded by the coding sequence ATGAAACCTTATAACCCCTCTTTATTAGAGCAACAAAAAGAAGCTTTTATTGATAATCTTGTCATTGAAATAGCGAGTGCGATTAAAGGAAAATATGCTCCCTTTAATCAAAACCAAAAAGCAAAGCCTCATGCACATAACGCCCTTAATGGCGTGGCATTTAATGGTCTTAATGACTTGATTTTAGACATCAAGCAAGCTCAAGGAAACTATCAAAGCAGTGCATGGATTAGTCTTGCTGATGCTAAAAAATTAGGTGCTGATGAAAGAGAGCTTGATTTTATTTTTAATAATAAGAGTATTCCTAGAGCTAAAATTCCTGTGGTGAAAACCAAAGAAGAAATACCAGTATTTGCCCTAGATAATCAAGGTAATAGGATACCCTATTTAGATTATCAAGGCAATCAAAGAGTAGATAGCAATGGAAATCCAATGTTTCAATTTGAATTAGAGCCTATCTTAGATAAAAAGGGAAATCTAGCTATTAATCCACAAACCAACGAGCCTTATTACAAGATTAAAACTCAAACTATAGACATTGAACCTGTCTTAGAGTTTAAGTATCTTTACAATGTGGAGGTGTTTCAAAGTTTAGACAGAAATAAAATTAAGCCCTTAAACCCTAATTATGACAAAAGGGCTATGCTGTTTGATAAGGAAAACAATATTAAATCCCCCATTTTTCAAGATTTACAAAACAAGCTTTATGAGGGGATAAGCCAAAAAATCAAAGACTACATTGTGGCTAAAAACAATGGCAAGAATTATGTTGTGCCTACCAAAGAGCAAAACCAACAAGCCAATTATGCCAATCAAAACCATTACCAACAACAAGGGCGTAATCAAGGTAATTACACACAGGCTAATTATCAAAATCAAAGAAATGCCCAATCATACCAGCCAAATGTAGCCCAACAACAAGGTTATAATCCTAATTACCAAGCATCGCAACAACAACTCTACAGGCAAAATACCCCACAAAAACAAGGGTATAACTATCAAAACCAACAGAGCAATTACCAACAAAAGGGTGCTAAACAAGGTAATTACACACAGGCTAATTATCAAAATCAAAGAAATGCCCAACCATCTCGCTCTTATGCGTATTCAAAAAATCAAAACAACAACCAAAGAGACTTTGGGCATTAA
- a CDS encoding type IA DNA topoisomerase → MNNSVIIIESPNKIKKIQEITRAKVFATCGHFMDLKHIEVEKSFNPMFDYKSTDKKQSINRIINECKNKVVYIATDPDREGYAIGYMFYQLIKNLAKEIYRAEFHEITESGINKGLKTALLFSQSNMKFYDSFLARRVADMYMGYTLSPYLAKGLNQYPQSAGRVKTPALYLIVKRALEIENFEKLDIKDKMSYQIQAKVLLNNNEVILKHIKDNKEFKFDNKEQAQSFLDDLKQGLGDKVLLNNIETKDTESSPPKPFTTSKLLKSASKNLKLDTKTIQNLAQNLFEAGLITYIRTDSEALSKEYLQEHKNFFEKLYPSVYEYREYKAGKNSQAEAHEAIRITHPHAFENIHQVCNEHNITDSKAIGLYQLIFINTLASQSKNALYESVSMHFKIKMHDFKCSFKNLKFKGFLEILELDKNKPEDQEEEEKELSLNLKDFSPNTLHPLKELFIKDILKTSPKPYLESDFIEVMEKNGIGRPSTYASYLPELISKGHIQINGNKRVIEPTALGKGIVEFFNKDTKSMFILNVDFTKQNEEVLDKIAMGEVGYVEFMELIKEKLGDEISSLYKGIKRENNSENTAKTYQAYPPNEKQLQYAKDIANLLNLKLPKDLEKNYKICSEFIDKYKQQAYKARFKN, encoded by the coding sequence ATGAACAACAGCGTCATTATTATTGAAAGCCCTAATAAAATTAAAAAAATCCAAGAAATTACAAGAGCAAAGGTCTTTGCTACTTGTGGGCATTTTATGGATTTAAAGCACATTGAAGTAGAAAAAAGTTTTAATCCTATGTTTGATTATAAAAGCACAGATAAAAAACAATCTATCAATAGGATTATCAATGAATGCAAAAATAAGGTAGTCTATATAGCTACTGACCCTGATAGAGAGGGCTATGCCATAGGCTATATGTTTTATCAACTCATTAAAAACTTAGCCAAAGAGATTTATAGAGCAGAGTTTCACGAAATTACAGAAAGTGGGATTAACAAGGGCTTAAAAACTGCCTTGCTTTTCTCTCAATCTAACATGAAATTTTATGACAGCTTTTTAGCTAGAAGAGTAGCAGACATGTATATGGGCTATACGCTCTCCCCCTACTTAGCCAAAGGCTTGAACCAATACCCACAAAGTGCAGGGCGAGTCAAAACCCCAGCTTTGTATTTGATTGTTAAAAGAGCCTTAGAGATAGAAAATTTTGAAAAACTAGACATTAAAGATAAGATGAGCTATCAAATCCAAGCTAAAGTCTTACTCAATAATAACGAGGTCATTTTAAAACACATTAAAGACAATAAAGAATTTAAATTTGACAATAAAGAGCAAGCCCAAAGTTTTTTAGATGATTTGAAGCAAGGCTTAGGGGACAAAGTTCTACTCAATAACATTGAAACCAAAGATACAGAAAGTTCGCCTCCCAAACCTTTCACTACTTCAAAACTACTAAAAAGTGCCTCTAAAAACTTAAAATTAGACACTAAAACCATACAAAACTTAGCCCAAAATCTTTTTGAGGCTGGACTAATTACCTATATCCGCACCGATAGTGAGGCACTAAGCAAGGAATATTTACAAGAGCATAAAAACTTTTTTGAAAAGCTCTACCCTAGCGTGTATGAATACAGAGAATATAAAGCTGGTAAAAATAGCCAAGCAGAAGCTCATGAGGCTATAAGAATTACGCACCCTCATGCTTTTGAAAATATCCATCAGGTGTGTAACGAGCATAACATTACTGATAGTAAAGCCATAGGGTTATACCAACTCATTTTTATTAACACCCTTGCCTCTCAAAGTAAAAATGCTCTTTATGAAAGCGTGAGCATGCATTTTAAAATCAAAATGCATGATTTTAAATGCAGTTTTAAAAATCTAAAATTCAAAGGCTTTTTAGAGATTTTAGAGTTGGATAAAAACAAGCCAGAAGACCAAGAGGAAGAAGAAAAAGAACTCAGCTTAAACTTGAAAGATTTTAGCCCCAATACTCTACACCCTTTAAAAGAGCTCTTTATTAAAGACATTCTTAAAACTAGCCCTAAGCCCTATTTAGAGAGTGATTTTATTGAAGTTATGGAAAAAAATGGCATAGGTCGCCCTAGCACTTATGCGAGCTACTTGCCTGAACTTATTTCAAAAGGACACATTCAAATCAATGGCAACAAAAGAGTGATAGAACCCACCGCATTAGGCAAAGGCATTGTAGAGTTTTTTAACAAAGATACCAAGAGCATGTTTATCTTAAATGTTGATTTTACCAAGCAAAATGAAGAAGTGCTAGATAAGATTGCAATGGGGGAAGTGGGCTATGTAGAGTTTATGGAGCTTATTAAAGAAAAGCTAGGCGATGAAATCAGCTCTTTGTATAAGGGGATAAAAAGAGAAAATAATTCTGAAAACACAGCCAAAACTTATCAAGCTTATCCGCCCAATGAAAAACAACTGCAATACGCTAAAGACATTGCAAATCTGCTAAATCTTAAACTACCCAAAGACTTAGAAAAGAACTACAAGATTTGTTCTGAGTTTATTGACAAATACAAGCAACAAGCCTACAAGGCTAGATTTAAAAATTAA
- a CDS encoding ATPase, T2SS/T4P/T4SS family, translating into MAISAILEVLISKLRPYLELDINEIIFNEPYKFYLVRGSSYELLENKAFDEKFLMNFCEQLATHRNLFFNHNFPHLACSIPFTRYRVNALHPSVTANNSISICIRVPSNFKFKINAFVLGQKCQEKGIDYAFILNLVRLGKNILVSGGTASGKTSFVNSLIEEIPITQRVITVEDSPELHLENPNQVNVVVGKNEDSNFTYENALNSAMRMSPERVLLGEIDTRNTALFLRLSNTGHSGMISTLHANSVAEAFNAIGMNVKMNAGKDIDTSTLLDFFIAGMDFIIQIVKKGNERIIEDVLDVKKELRLALNRE; encoded by the coding sequence ATGGCAATTTCAGCAATCTTAGAGGTTCTAATTTCTAAGTTAAGACCCTATTTAGAACTAGACATCAATGAGATAATTTTTAATGAACCCTACAAGTTTTATCTTGTTAGGGGTTCTAGTTATGAATTGCTTGAAAACAAAGCCTTTGATGAGAAATTTTTAATGAATTTTTGCGAACAATTAGCTACACATAGGAATTTATTCTTTAATCACAACTTCCCTCATTTAGCCTGTTCTATCCCTTTTACACGATATAGGGTCAATGCCTTGCACCCAAGCGTTACAGCCAATAATAGCATTTCTATTTGTATTCGTGTGCCAAGCAATTTTAAGTTTAAAATCAATGCGTTTGTTTTAGGGCAAAAATGCCAAGAAAAAGGGATTGATTACGCCTTTATTTTAAACTTAGTGAGACTTGGTAAAAATATTTTAGTGAGTGGTGGCACAGCTAGTGGTAAGACAAGCTTTGTAAATAGCTTGATTGAAGAAATCCCTATTACTCAAAGAGTTATCACCGTTGAAGATAGTCCAGAATTACACCTAGAAAATCCTAATCAAGTCAATGTTGTAGTGGGTAAAAATGAAGATTCTAATTTTACCTATGAAAACGCCCTAAACTCTGCTATGAGAATGAGTCCTGAAAGAGTGCTATTAGGCGAGATTGATACAAGAAATACCGCACTCTTTTTAAGGCTTTCAAACACTGGTCATAGTGGAATGATAAGCACCTTACACGCCAATAGCGTTGCAGAAGCCTTTAATGCCATTGGCATGAATGTCAAAATGAATGCTGGTAAGGATATTGACACTAGCACACTTTTAGATTTTTTCATTGCTGGAATGGATTTTATTATCCAAATTGTTAAAAAGGGAAATGAAAGAATTATTGAAGATGTCTTAGATGTTAAAAAGGAATTGAGACTTGCTCTCAATAGGGAATAA
- a CDS encoding DNA type IV secretion system protein ComB10: MNIKGLLKRKEVWVLSIFPVIVLIGYIAKQEVIDEELEQFKSKFPIPDYIYQNSEDKEKQKVANTNISNNNANNTNNPNIPSNPTNANSTPSTTPTSENKQTSNFDIGAYLNSLKNIDFFNHSKENNSLNNQSKDKQQPNNNDFNSPNFDYSKASPATKMRLSLLSQRFNSSDVNNAYGTSADKNNREIEYGTDSFENFERKDKASHENKLLRTITADRNIPATLVTPISSAIGGNKIVAQVESDVYASMGRAVLIPKGSRVIGYYNSSSKMGQYRLEVVWNRIITPQGVNIILSDSKGSDVKGYNGLIGKAHNKYFTKFGMPFLFSTLSNGLLIGMTAGITENMGKKQRSGANNYFGDYMMMRLMQQSGMNLNNIINNIMSQFSQIKAVIIIKEGSRIFISPNTDIFFPIPKHNEVLAVFFKENKPKISDEELSDDDNEF; this comes from the coding sequence ATGAATATTAAGGGGTTGTTAAAACGCAAGGAAGTGTGGGTTTTAAGCATTTTTCCTGTGATTGTTTTAATCGGTTATATTGCCAAACAAGAAGTGATTGATGAGGAACTAGAGCAATTTAAGAGTAAATTCCCTATCCCTGATTATATCTACCAAAACTCTGAAGACAAAGAGAAACAAAAAGTAGCTAACACTAATATTTCAAACAATAATGCTAACAATACTAATAATCCTAACATACCATCTAACCCAACAAATGCCAATAGCACCCCTTCTACTACACCTACAAGCGAGAATAAACAAACATCTAATTTTGATATTGGAGCTTATTTAAATAGCTTAAAAAATATTGATTTCTTCAATCATTCTAAAGAAAATAACTCTTTAAACAACCAATCCAAAGACAAACAACAACCCAACAACAATGATTTTAATAGCCCTAATTTTGATTACTCTAAGGCAAGCCCTGCAACTAAGATGAGACTATCACTTCTTAGCCAACGCTTTAATAGTAGCGATGTGAATAATGCTTATGGGACAAGTGCGGATAAAAATAACAGAGAAATTGAATATGGCACAGATAGCTTTGAAAACTTTGAGAGAAAAGACAAAGCAAGCCACGAAAACAAACTTTTACGCACCATTACGGCTGATAGAAATATACCAGCTACGCTAGTAACCCCAATTAGTTCTGCAATTGGAGGCAATAAGATTGTAGCTCAAGTAGAAAGTGATGTTTATGCCTCTATGGGAAGAGCCGTGCTAATCCCTAAAGGCTCTAGGGTCATAGGCTACTACAACTCTAGTAGCAAAATGGGGCAATACCGCTTAGAAGTTGTGTGGAATAGAATTATCACGCCTCAAGGCGTCAATATCATACTAAGCGATAGTAAGGGGAGCGATGTTAAGGGTTATAACGGACTAATTGGTAAAGCCCACAACAAATATTTCACTAAATTTGGCATGCCTTTTTTATTTTCAACGCTTTCTAATGGCTTACTCATTGGCATGACAGCTGGCATTACAGAAAATATGGGGAAAAAACAAAGAAGTGGTGCAAATAACTATTTTGGAGATTATATGATGATGCGACTTATGCAACAAAGTGGCATGAATTTAAACAATATCATTAACAATATAATGAGTCAATTCTCTCAAATTAAGGCTGTCATCATCATTAAAGAAGGGAGCAGGATATTCATTAGCCCTAACACAGATATTTTCTTCCCTATTCCTAAGCATAATGAAGTTTTAGCGGTCTTTTTCAAAGAAAACAAGCCAAAAATTTCAGATGAGGAGTTAAGCGATGATGACAATGAATTTTAA
- a CDS encoding TrbG/VirB9 family P-type conjugative transfer protein, translating into MNLKTYSIAFLFLALNANEPNNTLEQPNTPTTFPSSPSSEPNNLPNPMRNTTPSPNVFDSSSQQAPIPNDDSVKALSASGIDENKFKEDEDIEQAKKMMDLHAIQNSFFDKDRLLQDNHLNILYNAGDTYRIRLRYAMTTTFIFDEDNIIYVSLGDPTGFEVSYPNNEQYALNNVLIIKPLLIGVDSNLTVIGSSGKVYTFYIFSTTFTSKKNPLLSVFVSSNRKIGTIDVGDKNKKKEKESGIKTNTLFTNDSFKKIDYSSKEIDDGKFIKIGDEVNHIYIEKSKISRGYIQKPKSKRTWWSLWFYKRPLKPSKDIQAFEIFDDGKYTYFKFNRDLSVFKFPYPYKVVDKYDSPINSKIVGNYIIAEDVSDKWTLRLGDEYVCVHKLKYEQYIKYLKSNLRTQQRLDNKDFLSQIPQVNPKLERQKEVQKIKDYVSNPKPKITKQIEKPTQKTLYKTKKGIKHCPTLCPPIEKKKTIQEKNNPSKTNPLKTKAKQ; encoded by the coding sequence ATGAACTTGAAAACCTATTCTATAGCTTTCTTATTCCTTGCTTTAAACGCAAATGAACCTAATAATACCTTAGAGCAACCAAATACGCCCACTACATTTCCTAGTAGCCCTAGTTCTGAACCTAATAATTTACCAAATCCTATGCGTAATACCACGCCTTCACCTAATGTCTTTGATAGCTCTTCTCAACAAGCCCCTATACCAAATGATGATAGCGTTAAAGCATTAAGTGCAAGTGGCATTGATGAAAACAAGTTCAAAGAAGATGAAGACATAGAGCAAGCTAAAAAAATGATGGATTTGCATGCTATCCAAAATTCATTTTTTGACAAAGACAGACTTTTACAAGACAATCATTTAAACATTCTTTATAACGCAGGGGATACTTATAGAATTAGATTAAGATATGCTATGACAACCACTTTCATCTTTGATGAAGATAACATCATTTATGTGAGCTTAGGAGATCCCACAGGATTTGAAGTCTCTTATCCTAACAATGAGCAATACGCTCTCAATAATGTTTTAATCATCAAGCCTTTGCTTATTGGAGTAGATAGCAATTTAACTGTGATTGGCTCTAGCGGTAAGGTTTATACTTTTTACATCTTTTCTACCACTTTTACAAGCAAAAAGAACCCCCTATTAAGCGTATTTGTATCTAGCAATAGAAAAATAGGCACTATTGATGTAGGCGATAAAAACAAGAAAAAAGAAAAAGAAAGTGGCATTAAAACCAACACTCTTTTTACTAATGATAGTTTTAAAAAGATTGATTATTCTAGCAAGGAAATTGATGATGGCAAGTTCATTAAAATTGGCGATGAAGTCAATCATATCTATATAGAAAAATCAAAAATTAGTCGTGGCTATATCCAAAAGCCTAAAAGCAAACGAACTTGGTGGAGTTTATGGTTTTATAAACGCCCTTTAAAACCTAGCAAGGATATTCAAGCCTTTGAGATTTTTGATGATGGTAAATACACTTATTTTAAATTCAATAGGGATTTGTCCGTCTTTAAATTCCCCTATCCTTATAAAGTAGTGGATAAATATGATAGCCCTATCAATTCTAAAATTGTTGGTAATTACATTATTGCTGAAGATGTGAGTGATAAATGGACGCTAAGACTTGGAGATGAATATGTTTGTGTGCATAAACTCAAATACGAACAATACATTAAATATCTCAAATCTAATTTACGCACGCAACAAAGACTAGACAACAAAGACTTCCTTTCTCAAATTCCCCAAGTCAATCCTAAACTAGAAAGACAAAAGGAAGTTCAAAAAATCAAAGATTATGTGTCCAATCCCAAACCTAAAATCACTAAACAAATAGAAAAACCTACCCAAAAAACGCTTTATAAGACTAAAAAAGGTATCAAGCACTGCCCCACACTATGCCCACCTATTGAAAAGAAAAAAACTATTCAAGAAAAAAATAACCCTTCAAAAACTAATCCACTTAAAACAAAGGCAAAACAATGA
- a CDS encoding type IV secretion system protein, which yields MQQSMNKWGTYGVDVAKPLRLEEEPNTPINTPFYSHINSSTQDNREPLTKNIENNSIDNSQEYNHSIDNNSLFNNAINNNADSSIDNNNEIPKEENAINQENLELEKQNLIQKVLSKVILNKKVKQTFETPMIFESVRDANTILKVERKIGDYLILIASFFFLTTLTLIILIIFLLPLKEKDPYLVTFANSTENFALIQKANSSITANKALVRQLLGAYILNRELINRIDDKERQEIVREQSSNEVWQTFENLVAHENSIYTNEKLTRNVKIVNIALIKKGYANADVEVTLYDTGIVKSIKRYRIIVGYTFEPIEIDFISMPKNPTGFQVYGYSVTEIAVIKELDKENQVENPNSNQSKIHYKDNNETNQVNDYGYKQDNNEVSNSLNIPEEKDTKGTSNPSSLPKQENTNHSTPSLPNNQPSLPNPFNKAQE from the coding sequence ATGCAACAATCAATGAATAAATGGGGAACTTATGGCGTAGATGTTGCCAAACCCTTAAGACTTGAAGAAGAGCCTAACACACCCATAAATACACCATTTTATTCCCACATTAATAGTTCTACTCAGGACAATAGAGAACCTTTGACCAAGAACATTGAAAACAATTCTATTGATAATAGCCAAGAATATAATCATTCTATTGATAACAATTCATTATTTAATAATGCTATTAACAATAATGCAGACTCTTCTATAGACAATAATAATGAAATTCCGAAGGAAGAGAACGCAATAAACCAAGAAAATTTAGAGCTAGAAAAACAAAACTTAATACAAAAAGTTCTTTCAAAGGTTATTTTAAATAAAAAAGTCAAACAAACTTTTGAAACCCCTATGATTTTTGAAAGCGTAAGAGATGCCAACACGATTTTAAAAGTAGAAAGAAAGATAGGCGACTATTTGATTTTGATTGCCTCCTTTTTCTTTTTAACCACGCTAACTCTTATTATTCTAATTATTTTCTTATTGCCACTAAAAGAAAAAGACCCCTATTTAGTTACCTTTGCTAACTCAACTGAGAATTTTGCTCTTATCCAAAAAGCAAATTCCTCTATTACTGCTAATAAAGCATTGGTAAGACAACTTCTAGGAGCTTATATTTTAAATAGAGAACTTATCAATAGGATTGATGATAAAGAACGCCAAGAGATAGTAAGGGAGCAAAGTTCTAATGAAGTATGGCAAACTTTTGAAAATTTAGTCGCCCATGAAAATAGTATCTACACGAATGAAAAATTAACTAGAAATGTCAAAATCGTTAATATCGCACTAATTAAAAAGGGCTATGCCAATGCTGATGTAGAAGTTACGCTTTATGATACAGGTATTGTTAAAAGTATTAAACGCTATAGAATAATTGTGGGTTATACTTTTGAGCCTATTGAAATTGACTTTATCTCTATGCCTAAAAACCCCACAGGCTTTCAAGTTTATGGGTATAGTGTTACTGAAATTGCAGTGATTAAAGAACTAGACAAAGAAAATCAAGTAGAAAACCCCAACTCAAATCAATCTAAAATCCATTATAAAGACAATAATGAAACAAACCAAGTCAATGATTATGGGTATAAGCAAGATAACAATGAAGTTAGTAACTCTTTAAATATTCCAGAAGAAAAAGATACAAAAGGCACAAGTAATCCTAGTTCTTTGCCTAAGCAAGAAAACACCAACCATTCTACCCCCTCATTACCCAATAATCAGCCTAGCCTACCCAACCCTTTTAATAAGGCACAAGAATGA